Part of the Nicotiana tabacum cultivar K326 chromosome 20, ASM71507v2, whole genome shotgun sequence genome, CGACACTTCTGTATAAGCCAAGTCTTACCATTGCCACAAAAAAACGGGCTACAATGTTTGACGATTTAATTGATGAATGCTGCATCCAAGATTTTCTCACAGCCATTCTCTCAGCAAAATGATTGCCTGCGGAAAGGATGCCAATAAAAAGCTCAACGGGTCCATCAGGAAGTGGCGGAGCTTGCCACTTGGGTAACATTTCCAAATGCCTCTGCGGAGCAAAACTCGGATGTGTTGACGGTAACGAAGCAGCAAATACAGAATGCACATCAATATCCCCGTTAACAAACAGTCCTGTTGCATCTTCAAGAGTAAAACCCTGTGAATTCACAACAAATAAGTTTATTAACCAACATGAATCATAACAGAACATCAAAATATAGTAATAATTTTTAGACAATACTCACAGTGCGATAAGGAAAGGAAGTAATATGCCTTCCATCTACATTGATGTGATAGCCTTCTAAGCCAGCACTGAGAGTAAGCACAAACAACTTGTTCTCTACAAAAGGGTATGGCCAGTCGATCGAGACCTTCTTTGTCCTCCCACTAATAAGTCTCTTCAGCCACCACATGGCCTTTGATTCTTCAGAGTGATCATCATCATCACGAATCCACTTCTCACACTTCACCTGTCCGTCCACTTCATTCACAAACACAGACAACATTAAGTTAAAATCTTAAACAATACCATCCAGCAACACAAAATACTTTACATGATAAATCAATAATTGATGTTCAATAATAGCTCCGAATTCAGTTAATCAAGTTTTACATTTATCTGATAGCTTATTCAATCATCTATTACTATCAATATCTTTGTGAAAATTCGGGTCAATCAAAATTCAGCTCATACAGCCCAACAGAAGTTCAAAGTCTGACTTTCCTTTCCCTAAATTTTGTTGTAAAAATGGGACATTTAACAACCAAAAACAGCAACACACGCTGTGGAGAATATTTAAAAATTCCAACATTTCCTAAAGAGACGCGCAAGCAACCACGTCAATAACAAACACTCAGCGTACAAAATGGCTAACACTTAATCTCAAACTAGTTCGGTTCAGTTATATGAACAATCTATATCTGTTCCATTCTAATCCGACTCATTTCACTCCAATACTGGTAATTAATTTCTCTTTAATGCAACTTAGGATTCGCCAAAACTAGAGTTCTCTAAACTTCACACCTATCCCTACCAGCACATAACGTAAATGCAACACCAGCAACTAATGCACCTGAATTAAATAAGCGACCAAACAATTAACGAAAATGCAATGCATCAACAACATAAATTCCTCACCAGTTTCCTCACTAGGCTTGGATATCCAACCATCACACCTCATTGCAGAACCCCATTGCATCCTATAACATGTATTCTGCTCAATCACTGGCTTACCACTCCAATCCCCTttcaacctcggattcaaatgCAGTATCCTCGGTGGGTCCTCTCCATCAACTGTCTTCAATCCTTGCAATTCCATCATAAACTGTGAAACCATCACCGTCTCCTCATCATCCTTCACCAAAGTAATCTTAGGATCCTTCTCCGCGTGAGCCCACCTCGGCCTCCCCACAACTGTTATATGAGACCCTAAAGTCAATCCACAAGGTATCACCATTATCTTCCCTCCAGCCACAAACTCACTACCCCACAAGGACACCGAGTCAGGGCACGACTCGGTCCTATTCTTCTGAGTCAAACTCACTAACTCGCTCTCAACTTTCCCTGATTCAATATCCTGAAACAGTTTCTTCCCAGTAACAAAAGCATCCCTAACCACCTTATGCAACTCAGAGAAATCGTCTTTATCAAAACTATCAAATGTTTTTTCATCAAAAATCAATCCGGATATTTTCTTGAACTCCCCCATTTTCCTTTTAGGTAATGATAATCCCATTTTTGAAGTAAAAACTGGATCTTGACTCATACTGTTTAGTCTACTGAATTTGGAGTTGGAATCAAATGGTGTAGAAATAAGTTGAGAGGATTCTAGCTCAAACCCAAATCTAGAAATCAAAGGTATTTCCAAAGtaactaacataaaatacaaaaacaatAAACCCATCAAAACTTGAATCGATCTGAGTCGACTCACTGAGATTACTGAGTCAAACCTAGCTCGTTtcattttcaaacaaaaaaaacagaACTTTCTTTCTGGGTGTGTTTCTTTAAAGCATAAAAAATGGTTTTTTAAAGAAGTAAAATTCAAGGAGAAGAAGTTAActcaaaaaccctagattttaaaGAGGGTATCATTATAGTTCATCAACTCAGATGAACTGATGTTACACACTTTTTTAGCTTATAGAATCTTATAGGTATGTATACTTGTATCTAAATGGAGAAACATTGGTCTGAACCAGGAAAAAGTTTATTTCTATTTTGATTATTCGAAAGTGTGAACAGATCATTAGCTTTGTGATTGAGGCTGTCCGTTGAGGTGGTGGGGTTCGAAATTGTAGGAAGAATACAACAACCGATGTCGTTTTAAGCAAATGAGATAAGTAACTGAAAAGTCTTCAGGTTAGTCCTTGTCTACTTAGTTAATGTTAGTTAATAATAGTAGTATCATTtgtagtaataataatagtatAATTTCTCCTTTAATTAACATAATACTCTTTTAATATTGGAGATATAATGTTTCTTTCCTACTTTAATATTCTCCTTTATCATTATAACTAATATATTAAGGGGGTCGTTTGGTTAATAGTTCGAATTTTAATCTCGACGTAAATTTCGTATAGCGTAATAGAGAAAATTGGTttgcaattttaaaaaataattgttgCATGACTAATGCAGTCGTTTCATAGATGTATATATATGCATTAAATAATGCTAcgatttatatattattttataaaaaatagaatGTAGAATAGAATATATCGTACTAGCAATACGGTGACTAAACTATTTAATTAAAATGCCCTTACAAACTATTAGTCATGTATAGGAATTTTTTCATTATTAATCGATACATAACAGTATCTTCATTATTAATTCTCATAAACACTCCCTAGAGTACAATCCACGTATAACTAATATTAGAAtcaaaaaactcataaataacaaCAGTAATAATAAATCTAGTATAAAAAGACTCCTAAATAGATCCTTCAAATCTATTTCTTAATTTTTGTGTTGAATTAGCATAACTATACAAAATGTTAACGATGAAAGTACTCCATTCgtatttgaattttgaaattttaaaaagtgTTTCTTTGATCGTATAATTTTCATATACCTTTATCTATTGTATCTTATAGTAATTTTTACGtagttttcaaaaatataaattttatttaaaaattctaTGTCCAAATTCACGTTTAAAATTAACTCATCTGGCACTCGAAATTCGCATAAATTGAGATGGAGGAAGTAGTAGCAGACTAGCAGTAACTAGGGATGTAAATAGaccggtttggttcggtttttatctaAACCAACTATATCGTTTGGATTGATTCGGCTTTGCTGGGTTTTCGGTTTTTTcgttatataaatattatttcaatcttactttgttaaaatttttataagtaaatatatgtttagtaaaaattgaaaatttttgaCAAATATATGGgcattaaaatattcttatgaaaGAATTTTCTTAGTATCACATAATAGGTATTTTTGTAGTCATTTGACAATAATTTTACGTTGATGTACACTTTTAAGGTTAACCGaacttaataattaaatataaaaataaaaataaacataaaccTATATAAtaatatgttctatttaatttaaattataaaataccatttcaaattcaaaaaagatataagaatttaatagatcttgacatatgaatatggaagaacaaaaagATTTGACGCATTTcactaacacttgataagaaagtgatcatacaacccattatttaaagttaataaatataGAAGCACTTCATATTTAACTAAATATTATATCCCATAAGAGAATCgcaaatatttttagattttttttaaatctataaaaagatcttaaagtatatataaaaattatatatttatatgttattatatatttatatgtcggtttggttcgaatttATTTACTCAATATCAAACCTAATCcgattttttaatcggtttgattTGACTTTTCAGTTTGGTGCGATTTTCTGATTCGAGTGTACACCCTACATAAAACTTAGAATTACGTTAGCAATTTAGTTTTCAATGTAGGAACCTCAGCTATCGCAACTTCTTCTAGAAATATAAAACGATGGGACTTACTTTATTCACTAT contains:
- the LOC107769087 gene encoding hydroxyproline O-galactosyltransferase GALT6, coding for MKRARFDSVISVSRLRSIQVLMGLLFLYFMLVTLEIPLISRFGFELESSQLISTPFDSNSKFSRLNSMSQDPVFTSKMGLSLPKRKMGEFKKISGLIFDEKTFDSFDKDDFSELHKVVRDAFVTGKKLFQDIESGKVESELVSLTQKNRTESCPDSVSLWGSEFVAGGKIMVIPCGLTLGSHITVVGRPRWAHAEKDPKITLVKDDEETVMVSQFMMELQGLKTVDGEDPPRILHLNPRLKGDWSGKPVIEQNTCYRMQWGSAMRCDGWISKPSEETVDGQVKCEKWIRDDDDHSEESKAMWWLKRLISGRTKKVSIDWPYPFVENKLFVLTLSAGLEGYHINVDGRHITSFPYRTGFTLEDATGLFVNGDIDVHSVFAASLPSTHPSFAPQRHLEMLPKWQAPPLPDGPVELFIGILSAGNHFAERMAVRKSWMQHSSIKSSNIVARFFVAMHGRKEINVELVKEADFFGDIVIVPYMDNYDLVVLKTVAICEYGVRTVAAKYVMKCDDDTFVRIDAVMKEVKKVRSGRSLYVGNINYYHKPLRHGKWAVTYEEWPEEDYPPYANGPGYIISFDIAEYIVSEFEKHKLRLFKMEDVSMGMWVEQFNSSRPVEYVHSLKFCQFGCIDDYYTAHYQSPRQMICLWRKLLLGKPRCCNVR